Genomic window (Saccharothrix australiensis):
GGTTCACGGCCGTAGTGGTGGTGCACACCATCGCGGTGCCGTCGAGGTCGCACGAGACCCACGAGGAGTGGCCCTCCACGACCGTCTCGTGCCCCTTCGGCTGGCGCTGCCGCACGTGCTCGTACTTCTGGTACAGCGCGGTCACGACGCTCGCGCCGTCGAACACGAACTGGCACGACTCCTGGATCACGTCGTCCTTGCGGCTCGGCTCGCGGGTCAGCGCGCCCACCGGCTTGAGGTCGTCGGCGCTGAGCAGCTTGCACGGGTCGACGCCCGCGACGGAGCGCTGCTTGGCGATCTTCGGCGCGCCG
Coding sequences:
- a CDS encoding DUF3558 family protein, with the protein product MTSSRTWLVVAVTALTLSGCSYTINGDALPESGFTPPTTAASTTASGGGAPKIAKQRSVAGVDPCKLLSADDLKPVGALTREPSRKDDVIQESCQFVFDGASVVTALYQKYEHVRQRQPKGHETVVEGHSSWVSCDLDGTAMVCTTTTAVNPNRSILVAMTLNGGKSEQMLATMQPMIKAAMNRLPPA